A stretch of Camelina sativa cultivar DH55 chromosome 18, Cs, whole genome shotgun sequence DNA encodes these proteins:
- the LOC104763347 gene encoding nuclear transcription factor Y subunit C-5-like has product MENKSNQPPQVNPKLKRYWLNKMEGDLDFKNHEFPLAKIKRIVKFDPDVSMLAAEVAVVFSKASEMFIMDLTMRAWNHAQENKHRTIRGPDIAAAVGRTFTMDFLLDVVHEEEEPKAKPDHEDGELPPGMVIGTPVVDGSGIFGDVLEPCPGTWTVAPGECPVGEDVPGGSGGNGGN; this is encoded by the coding sequence ATGGAGAACAAAAGTAACCAGCCGCCCCAAGTTAACCCGAAGCTAAAACGCTACTGGTTAAATAAGATGGAAGGTGACTTAGATTTCAAGAATCATGAGTTTCCCTTGGCTAAGATAAAGAGAATCGTTAAGTTTGATCCGGATGTGTCTATGCTCGCAGCTGAGGTTGCTGTCGTCTTCTCGAAGGCCAGTGAAATGTTCATCATGGATCTCACCATGCGTGCGTGGAACCATGCCCAGGAGAACAAACACAGAACGATCCGCGGACCAGATATCGCCGCCGCAGTGGGTCGAACGTTCACGATGGATTTTCTTCTTGATGTTGTCCATGAGGAGGAGGAGCCCAAGGCCAAGCCAGATCACGAAGATGGAGAACTGCCACCCGGAATGGTGATAGGAACTCCTGTTGTTGATGGTAGTGGGATATTCGGTGACGTACTGGAGCCGTGTCCGGGAACTTGGACCGTGGCGCCTGGTGAGTGTCCTGTGGGAGAGGATGTGCCTGGGGGAAGTGGAGGAAATGGAGGAAATTAA